AAAGTTGTAACTGAATAAATTGACAAATTATTATGAAAAGGTGCAGCACTTTCCTATAGCAAGAGATATCATCAAatggtactagttttatgataattacaAAACATATGCTGCccattttttgtgggcaaaataatttactgggtgggcatttttgggcaatgggtaagttgaatttactgggtgggctaCATAATTTACtaggtgggcaaatgcccacccagttaactatgttatttacctccctgcatCACCCTGACTGCCCTcccctttcaaaatcgttccgccgccgctGGAAATGCCTAATTATTTCACCTCAATGCATTTCTAAATCTTAAATCCAAATTTAGAAGAGGACTTATTACATGAATTGTTCTAATATCTATTGAACATGTTTTCATCCTCGCTTTAAATTGAAGTTGGTGTGGAATAGTACACTTATATGTTAAGATCTGTTACGAACAGAAACAGTTCCCATTATCaaacttttttcttccttttttgttggtatatttgtaatgtttacacatgtcccaatttaCACCTAAAGGAAgtaagccaaatttgttgtctttgtaggtcaacacagcaattttgacataaagttataattaagactttatGTTCCAGTGGGGTTTATTTcactttcttttattatttaagctgaaaatggacagaaaaagccttcccggcagttattactaatattgttTCAGcatttttgggtaaagaataacaaaattaaaatttgacggaaattgtaTATCATATCTAATAGATTTCTATATCGTGCATGTCTGTGGGTGTGTGTATCCGATTCCTAGAGATTAGTCCTATTAAATTTCAATTTAGTCTCAGCTATCAATATTAACACACAAACTGTTGGATATGATATTAATGGTACAAAGTGTTACATTATCACACATATCAAATGTTTAACATTTTAAATtgattataattagagagggcggcctatctgctgtgtcatagcatgacatcagtcaatatgagacattaaatattaaatgcgaggatccagaggatacatgcctgagaaaatatataataattaaagaaattgagctcagacaaactggcatgataataaaggagagaaaaaatcagaaccgttcggattcgaaccagcgtgcactaacgactacatgtcgttggctcaccaccacacgccataacagctcatggcggatcagccggcgaattgaacatgtaatgattttattctctcgtaaatgtcgcatggccaatataaattaattataattagagaggtcggcctatctgctgtgtcatagcatgacatcagtcaatatgagacattaaatattaaatgcgaggatccagaggatacatgcctgagaaaatatataataattaaagaaattgagctcagacaaactggcatgataataaaggagagaaaaaatcagaaccgttcggattcgaaccagcgtgcactaacgattacatgtcgttggctcaccaccacacgccataacagctcatggcggatcagccggcgaattgaacatgtaatgattttattctctcgtaaatgtcgcacggccaatgtaaattaattataattagagagggcggcctatctgctgatATAAAAGTTGTTTACCACTTGGCAAattttgttcaaatgttttacattgaTATTTCAATGAAAAGAATTTTAACTATTGTATGTTATACAGACGAAATTGGTGAAACGACACGATCaatacaaaatgcaaaaatagtcacaaattcatcAAGGGGAGTGGTAACACCATAAGGCTACATAACACAatatagctttccatagactttacgtgcaaaataggggtcgcgttttaggctataagtcgagttacctccaactttgaaatatatatttgttatcataatcagaacaaaattctgcataatatctgaaaatgacattttaggtctcctgtttgagaaaattagcgttaTATAAAAAGGTCAGATGTTCCcctgtttacatccgactgctaactgcgttttgacctcgtgtgttcatgcgcacataattgtaaacatcactcaaatgttctcgttttcttttcaaatttgcagaGATCACATTCATAGTAaaccacgattttcaacactaaaattgttaatattgtaccaattttgcacaattttgatgCAAAGTTTGGACTCTACTAGTAGGTAGGCGTGATAAAGTTTTACGGGAAAtcgcttcacatgcggatttagtggtatgaacccttaaagACGTCGCATAAACCGCtgcctcaacgcgttgacgtctcTGCCACGTGACATCAAGGCGAAACTTTTATATAGAGGGTCTATACTAAAAGCCGATGGTGTTAAAGAGTTTTTGACATGaccattttttaaaactttttactcCTAGACTAAAAAATGGCAGGTCATTCTGGGGTCATCCTGGGTCAAATCGCCATTGATTGTTGAAGTTCGTGACAATCACCCAAGTGAGACAATAAAATGTCTTGGTATCGGCGATACATCCGAAACCGATACCAGTATACTTGAGTGCATAAAAATAGATTCATATTATCATGAACATCACCGCACACACATGTACCAATACCCCTTTTATAATAATACTATCACCGCTTCTTACTTACTCCGTTCAACCCTACAAGCTCAAGTTCCTATACATCTTACAATCATTCCTTCTctttccaataaacatgataaatcacaAAGTTCCACCCGCTACGATATTCGGGCTCTTGAGGCGCAGTAGCTctagttattattgttattgtcgttgttattttgttgttgttgttgtcgttgtcatCGTCGTGCTGTTGTTATTAACTGAACCTTCACATCATATCTTTTAGGTCTGaatatgaaagcaaaagaagaagCATCAGTCCGGATACTGTCTCGTCGGGAATTCGTACTGATATGTGGTATCATCATCTCCATATCAATGTATTTGTCCCTGGGTGTATTCAGAGCAAAAACAATTACTATATCTTATCCACCGCCCAAACATATCAGTGGGTCAACGACGTCAGCAAATACAACATGTATGAAGAGCAATAATGTCAACCAACTACCAATGATTGACATACATAAGATTATAAATAAATCTTTGCGAGATTTGGTATCGAATAGCCATGATAGCCGTGCCGTTGATCTCAATGATTCCAAGCATTCACCATCCAAAGATATTAATGGATCAACCACGAAGAAGATTAATAATGTCGATGAACTCGGACTTAGGAGTATGAATACAAGCGGTAAATCTTTGCCAAATTTATCAAAGGATCGTGCCGTTGAGCCCAAACAGCCAGAATCCAGCAATATGATGGGACAAACCACGAAGTGCACTAATGTCGATCAACTGCCAATGATTGACGGACTTACGAGTTCAAATAAATCCTGGCCAATTTGGTTATTAAATGGACGTGCCGTTGAACTCAATGAGTCCAAACATCCAcaatttcaacatgttgaaatgtaCAACTCAGTTCCAGCCTGTCCTATGTATTTCGATGCATTTATCAAAGATCCTAAACCAGTTTATCTGTTATGCGATACAATAGAGTTGATAATTACGGCAAGAGATTGCAAGAAAAAGAGATTGAACTCTGGAGGTGATTACTTGTGGACGTGGATAAAAACAGATTCCTTGAAAGCAAGTCAAACTCAAGAAGGTAACATTACTGATATGGGTAATGGGACCTACATAGCGCGGTTTACCCTCAGATGGGTCGGGAAGGTGACCCCTGTTGTAGCTGTTATTAGAACTCGACAAGAGGTCAATTATATTAGGCAATGGAGAGAGAAAGTTCCTGCTAGATTTTGCTATAATGGAATATTCAAACTCAATGGTATCACTGCAGCAGTACCATGTCACATAACTCTTTGGATGAATCTTACTCACACTAATATCAAAGTGGATAAAACGCGCCATTTGTGCAACTTCACAGACCCTTTCACCGGTGCGCCATGGTACTGCATTAAACCAGCAAATATGCCGTGTTCTGCTTATGACTACAGTCGAGGAGATACAGAAAGAGAAGTATTGTATGATGATTCAAAGTTGTATTTCAAACCATCAAAAGGATTTGACTATGTACAAAACATCCAACCTCGTGTTATAAATGTTGTTAACATGGACCAAACCGGGGACCAACCCCGCTATCTTTCTGGATCATTTTCAACTTGTAAGTTCACCAAGGAACTGCAAATGTGTAACTCTACTGAGCGTGTGGGTATATTCTCGCCAAACAGCGCATCGggattttattacaaaaatgtatggGTATCTTTGCAgtgtataaaatcaaaatttgaaaaaaccaAAATGATTCAAAGTTTGAAAGACAAAACTGTACTTTTCTTCGGTGATTCAACAGTTCGGCAATGGCTTGAGTTGATAACGGATACGTTGTGGAATGAGACCTGTATTACGCAACTTCATGCTACTAAGTTTGGATATTCCGCAAAATACAACATATCATTAGCGTTCACTTTCCATGGTTTTCCTATTCGCGGTAGTCATTCTACGGCATCAAGTGTAGAATACATAGCAAACAGACTAGATGCCTTGAAAACTGGAGGACCTGATGTGATCATTGTGCTTACCATTTGGGCGCATTTTACAACAACCACATTAGAGTTTTATCGAGATCGTTTGTTAAGCATCAAAAATGCAATCATTCGTTTACAAAAAAGATATCCGGGGACAAGAACATTCATTAAATCTGCTAATACTAGAGAAAAAGTAGTGGTCTCGATGAGCAATTGGTATGCTTGGGAATGCGACCAGCTAATGAGGATGATGCTAGGAAATATTCCAGGGATTACCATAATAGATGTTTGGGGTATGACTACTGGTCACTACACGGGTTTTCACGTTCATCCTGACAAAACTGTTGTAAGAAATGAAGTTGATATGCTACTGTCGTTTATCCAGTCCAAATCCACGAATAAATTCTAATAGTACAGGGAAGGGACTAGAAAAAGAGTCTAAGTCAAATTACCTACTAGATGCATATCTGCTCATTCGAAGCTATCCGCAACGTCTCACATCATTAGGTTTATGAGCCTGTGTAACTAGCTGCATTCCAGTCATGACTCATGAGCCCACCCCGAGCATGGCCTTTGAGGTCCAACCTGTTGTTTTCCCCAATGAGGTGAATGAAATGAGGCAAGGACTAATGTCAGAGTCCTTGTTCTTATTGTTCTTATATATCGGTGTATAATAACAGTGCCCGCCTACAAGCTCATCTCTATGTATAACATCGATGATTGTAACAAGATCCTTGCTGCTCCGAGGATATCACCAGACTCACTTTTTCTAAATCCAAAAGATCCGAAAGTGACCGTGCTTTCTCTGCGTACTAGTGAATGGTCCACGACTCTGGAATTCACTTCTCATTTCCATCAGGCAGGTCCCGTCACTTCAGATATTTTTTAAAAAGAATCGTAAAAGGCTCATCTTTTTTGaattattgtaattttatttaattttgctttgttaagggctcggatagcgacgttttcacgtattttgtgtgtgacctgagagcacatcagacatatcgaattgcattttgaaaatgagggatgtccttctgatatgaaataatttttaaattcgcaatataatacacatttgatggcaaatgattaaaaattgatatttttgaaatgtagcagtcctcgaagtaaattgtaattgtataaatctaaaaatatgtactttaagtatatgtagccgggatgaaaagccgacgatcgattgaaaattttgaactttcatattgaagacgtTTCGTATTGTTGtcccaaaatctgaaaaaatttatatctgcaattatgaaaggtaaaaattgtcaattgatcatcggcttttcttcccagctacatacatttaaagtacatatcattcgaTTGATACAAAATATTTCGAGGACTGTCGAATTTCaaagatatcaatttttaatcatttgccataaaatgtgtattatatcgagaatttaaaaaattaaaattatttgatatcagaaggacattcttcataataaaatgcaattcgatatgtctgatttctctcaggtcccacaaaaaacaacaacgtgaaaacatcgctatccgagcccttaagcgcATAGCACTACTCTGGAAAGAGTACAAAACAAGTTAAGTTTCACATCTGTCCaagaataaaaaagtcaattttactCTCAACGATTTACAATATGATAAAAATCTTTGAATCAAACAATAATACAATTGTAGCAACAttcaattaagggctggggtaacgacgttgacacagtatttattgtgggacctgggagcacatcagacacatcaaattgcattctattatgaagaatgtccttctgatatcaaataattttaattttttgaaattggcgatataatacaaattttatggcaaattattaaaaatggatatttttaacatttcacaGTCCTCGAAGTCCGAAAATTAAAATCCTTTTGCAGACAGGTAACACACATGATTAGGAAAAATTTCCAACCGGGTTTGCTAAAACTCACCACTGCCAGCagtaaatatgaatatttttttccgagcAGCTTacaatttttttgctttttgggaaactttatttatatcttcaatacggcaggtcaaaattttcatataatcgtcccgggggaggcactccctatctgaaatggcagggatgtgcctcggccatgttaaaagtagggggcattcaggtcaaatgtacaattacaaaaatatggggtcattcagtacacaacctgaatacaaatggggtcattcggtatgaaactttgaaaaaaggatggtcattgagtacaggattgccaaaagagtatcattaagtacacataaataagtgccaaactgcgtaaaaacaacttggccaccttggaaatgtgaaaaatctcattatttctggaggagaactaatttctaaatttgggaattaaaagggggcattgggtatagcaggaaatagaaaaatggggtcattgagtacatgaatttttttaaagggggtcattgggtaataggtaggaccataacacaaaaaaaggggtcattgggtacaagccggtttgaaaaggggtctatccgaggcacatgatgcatatctgtcatggaagtgccccccagGATAATCGTCGCATATTCATCAATgattcatacactttaagtacatcagctggtacatagcattagatttatgaagactTATCTAGTTTTGatgtaaatatgcatttttgacatgacactcgGGGACGAATAGCTACGAatacacaccactcttcgccatacatacattctcccagccacatttccctaacataatatgaaattaaaatttttttttttttattttgtcagaagcgccggcggggttcgaacccacgctgcaatcagccgctataatgtactcctatacgatattgacataacaccagcgccttagaccgctcggctatcaggcttgatggtgtcatgatgaaaatttaaaaatataatcgcaacttcattacttcaacataccaagtgacaagcaaagacagaaaacgtaacatattttggaattttatttgtttaaaaacattaatgtgtattaatagcgctcaattgttgataactacgtgttttataaatgaggctatacacgcacaatagtcggGACAATAGTATATCGAgtttgattcacacgtgcgctaccgtgctcgccgtatactaaaagcatagattatcaatgtggcgtggcctaccatttttcttgtagcttcttttatacacgtcgatgttgtcatcaattata
Above is a genomic segment from Amphiura filiformis chromosome 10, Afil_fr2py, whole genome shotgun sequence containing:
- the LOC140162284 gene encoding NXPE family member 3-like translates to MKAKEEASVRILSRREFVLICGIIISISMYLSLGVFRAKTITISYPPPKHISGSTTSANTTCMKSNNVNQLPMIDIHKIINKSLRDLVSNSHDSRAVDLNDSKHSPSKDINGSTTKKINNVDELGLRSMNTSGKSLPNLSKDRAVEPKQPESSNMMGQTTKCTNVDQLPMIDGLTSSNKSWPIWLLNGRAVELNESKHPQFQHVEMYNSVPACPMYFDAFIKDPKPVYLLCDTIELIITARDCKKKRLNSGGDYLWTWIKTDSLKASQTQEGNITDMGNGTYIARFTLRWVGKVTPVVAVIRTRQEVNYIRQWREKVPARFCYNGIFKLNGITAAVPCHITLWMNLTHTNIKVDKTRHLCNFTDPFTGAPWYCIKPANMPCSAYDYSRGDTEREVLYDDSKLYFKPSKGFDYVQNIQPRVINVVNMDQTGDQPRYLSGSFSTCKFTKELQMCNSTERVGIFSPNSASGFYYKNVWVSLQCIKSKFEKTKMIQSLKDKTVLFFGDSTVRQWLELITDTLWNETCITQLHATKFGYSAKYNISLAFTFHGFPIRGSHSTASSVEYIANRLDALKTGGPDVIIVLTIWAHFTTTTLEFYRDRLLSIKNAIIRLQKRYPGTRTFIKSANTREKVVVSMSNWYAWECDQLMRMMLGNIPGITIIDVWGMTTGHYTGFHVHPDKTVVRNEVDMLLSFIQSKSTNKF